A region of Drosophila suzukii chromosome 2L, CBGP_Dsuzu_IsoJpt1.0, whole genome shotgun sequence DNA encodes the following proteins:
- the beat-IIIb gene encoding LOW QUALITY PROTEIN: uncharacterized protein beat-IIIb (The sequence of the model RefSeq protein was modified relative to this genomic sequence to represent the inferred CDS: substituted 1 base at 1 genomic stop codon), protein MDPAINSRYFIAFGILVVLLLQLCHESAECLTMTEIKIPKHIMRHEDAVLGCKFDLDGESLYSVKWYKDGFEFYRYVPRDMPPGQVFPLPGVDVELQNSTDVVVVLRSVSLQSTGRYRCEVSGEAPSFQTVSGHEDMIVVVTPKHGPQITGGQPRYQIGDMVRVNCTSAASRPVCHLSWLINGMHANRSLLRPYEPLIVGREGLEVARLGLEFRVRGXHFKHGDMKLKCVAKISSVYWQSNEESVESDKHQRIPVLESRETVMSKSRQALDKAQSSLEDKQLKKSRRPAAATSAAAAAAAAAAASSSATTATLAPFGAIWGSSVPWSRILASKSIARISLYALPVLIAFLCSFPPAVAVEGSCCQRSNGSRGSSSSRSSSNNSNSNSSNINSSNTNGGNINRSLLSSQLSCKKAAQHR, encoded by the exons AATCCGCGGAATGCCTGACAATGACCGAAATCAAAATCCCCAAGCACATAATGCGCCACGAGGACGCCGTGCTCGGCTGCAAGTTCGATCTCGATGGGGAGTCACTGTACTCGGTGAAGTGGTACAAGGATGGCTTCGAGTTCTATCGCTATGTGCCCAGGGACATGCCCCCGGGTCAGGTCTTCCCCCTGCCCGGAGTAGATGTGGAG TTGCAGAACTCGACGGACGTGGTTGTTGTCCTGCGCTCAGTTAGCCTTCAGTCAACTGGCCGATATCGCTGCGAAGTGTCCGGCGAGGCGCCTTCGTTTCAGACGGTTTCCGGTCACGAGGACATGATTGTTGTGG TGACTCCAAAGCACGGACCACAAATCACGGGCGGACAGCCGCGGTATCAAATTGGCGACATGGTGCGCGTCAATTGCACCTCGGCGGCATCCAGGCCGGTCTGCCATCTCAGCTGGCTGATTAACGGGATGCACGCGAACCGCTCGCTGCTGCGACCTTATGAACCCCTGATTGTGGGCCGCGAGGGGCTGGAGGTCGCCCGGTTGGGGCTGGAGTTCCGGGTGCGCGGATGACATTTCAAGCACGGCGACATGAAGCTAAAG TGTGTCGCCAAAATCTCCTCCGTGTACTGGCAGAGCAACGAGGAAAGCGTGGAGAGCGACAAGCACCAGAGGATTCCGGTGCTGGAGTCGCGGGAGACGGTCATGTCCAAGTCCCGTCAGGCCCTGGACAAGGCTCAGTCGTCGCTCGAAG ACAAACAACTGAAGAAGAGCCGACGCCCTGCAGCGGCAACTtcagcggcagcggcagcagcagcggcggcagcTGCCTCCTCCAGTGCAACTACAGCAACCTTGGCGCCATTTGGGGCGATCTGGGGCTCATCGGTGCCCTGGTCACGCATATTAGCTTCCAAATCAATTGCACGCATTTCCCTCTACGCCCTGCCAGTCTTAATAGCTTTTCTGTGTAGCTTTCCACCGGCGGTGGCAGTCGAGGGAAGTTGCTGTCAGAGGAGCAATGGCAGCcgtggcagcagcagcagcagaagcagcagcaacaacagcaacagcaacagcagcaacatcaacagcagcaacaccaacggTGGCAACATCAACAGGAGCCTCCTGTCGAGCCAATTAAGCTGCAAGAAGGCTGCTCAGCATAGATAA
- the LOC108021490 gene encoding probable DNA-directed RNA polymerase subunit delta: MMSIRKSKLLQSLEESVVPIDHEDVVRSIADQIRHPLIDPIERNLGYKEDLSILHLEDAIKFRDTMQSFNILPTAESLDEVMPVKDEDLGEMLEALTEVILNEANEGMEEEEDDEDVDEDDDEDMEEDEDEDNDFDNEEEAINNPGEISDQNNNFF; this comes from the coding sequence ATGATGAGCATTAGGAAATCGAAATTGCTGCAATCGCTGGAGGAGTCAGTGGTGCCCATCGATCATGAGGATGTCGTACGTTCGATTGCCGATCAGATCCGTCATCCTCTTATCGATCCCATCGAACGGAATCTGGGCTACAAGGAGGATCTGAGCATCCTGCACCTAGAGGATGCCATAAAGTTCAGGGATACGATGCAGAGTTTCAACATTTTACCTACAGCCGAGTCTCTGGATGAAGTGATGCCCGTAAAAGATGAGGATCTTGGAGAGATGTTGGAGGCCCTGACCGAGGTGATTCTCAATGAGGCCAATGAAGGCATGGAGGAAGAGGAGGACGATGAAGATGTGGATGAAGATGATGATGAAGATATGGAGGAAGATGAGGATGAGGACAATGACTTTGACAATGAAGAAGAAGCTATTAACAATCCAGGCGAAATCTCAGATCAaaataataactttttttaa